The Pan paniscus chromosome 21, NHGRI_mPanPan1-v2.0_pri, whole genome shotgun sequence region tttcaccatgctggccaggctggtctcaaactcctcacctcgggtgatcctcctgcctcagcctcccaaagtgctgggattacaggcgtgagctaccgcacccatcctctactaaaaatttttaaccCTTCTTTGGTTGAAGCCGCAGAAACAAGATGACAAAGGAAACGTCATCGTTTGGAAAGCATCGCGATAAGACACATACTTTGTGCCGCCACTGTGGCTCTATGGCCTGCCAACTTCAGAAGTCAACCTGTGGCAAACGTGGCTACCCCGCCAAGCACTAGAGGAAGTATAACTGGCTAAAAGACAAAATACCACTGGGACTGATCGAATGAGGCACCTAAAAATTGTATACTGCAGATTCAGGCATGGATTCTGTGAAGGAACAACACCTAAACCCAAGAGGGTACCTGCTGCAGCATCCAGTTCATCTTAAGAATTTCAacaattggccgggtgcggtggctcatgcctgtaatcccagcagttttggagcccgaggtgagtggatcacgaggtcaggagttcgagaatagcttgaccaacatggtaaaaccccatctctactaaaaatacaaaaataagccgggcgtggtggcgctcgcctgtaatcccagctactcaggaggctgaggcaggagaatcacttgaacctgggaggcggaggttagagtgagccgagatcgagccactacactccagcctgggcgacagagcaagactctgtctcaaaaaaaaaaagaaaaaagaaaagaaaaaaaaattcaacgaGTCATGCAAAAAGTGTTCTgccttattaaaaatacaaaaataaattttttaacctATTTCCTGTTTGCCTTGAGAatactcttgcctgtaatcctaatgtaACATCATATATACTTCTGTTACATTAGGATTAGAGacaagttctgtttagaaataactccaagtaaggtttttatattttattttcatattgaaaaTCAGTCATAATTTCTTCAGCCTCAAAGAGtgagtttatgtaaaattaaatgagtgctggcagtgagctgcactTCTTTTCTCTAAACGGGAAatgggtttaaatttttttttttttttttttttttttttttttttttgaggtggaatcttgcagtcacccaggctggaggaatgcagcggcacaatctcagctcactgaaacctccatctcccgcattcaagcaattctctggcttcagcttcctgagtagctgggattacagatgaataccaccacacacacccagctttttgtgtttttaatagagagggggtttcaccttgttggccaggctggtcttgaattcctgacctcaagtgacctgcctgcctcagcctcccaaagtgctgggattacaggcgtgagccaccacacttgaggcttagattttaaaaaaacgtTTGAAGGGCCCTGAGTTGGAATAAAGCAATACTCTGCCTTTGTGAGCTCTGATACTGtaagcattttgtttttgttttttgagacagagtctcattctgtcacccaggctgaagtgcagtggcacaatctcagctcactgcaacctctgccttctgggttcaagtgattctcctgcctcagcttccagagaagctgggactgcaggcactggccaccacacctggctaattttttatatttttagtagagacggggtttcgccgtgctggccagcctggtctcaaactcctgacctcaggtgattccacccacctcggcctcccaaagtgctgggattacaggcgtgagccactgcaatggccaacaatatattatattaaagaaagtatctttaaacaaacacacataaaacaaggttttgTACTGATCAGTTGACAAAAAAATGTGACCGTCACCCACTaggaacctaaccctgtatttctCTGGGGGCAGTGattcagtatttgctaattcagtgtttgcAGCAACTTTACAGACCACCAATAACAAGAATTGACTATACATATGGCATGATTGCATTGTATTAAAATCTAGTACAGGCAAaactataatgaaaaaaatcaaaatatattgaaaaaatcaGTAGTTATCTCTATGGGGGTGAATGGAGACTGACTGGGAAGGAACATAAAGGAACAACTCTGGGGTGAAAGTAATATTCTAGATCTTGATAGGGATTTGGgttacacagatatatgtattTGCCAAAATTCAGCAAATGTGTGTTAAGATTTGTACacttggccagacatggtgactcatgcctgtaatcccagcactttgggaggccgaggtggccagatcgcttgagtccaggagttcaagactagtctggccaacatggcgcaaccccatctctactaaaaatacaaaaattagcaggcatggtggcgcatgcctatactcccagctactcaggaggctgaggcagaagaatcacttgagcctggaggcagaagttgcagtgagctgagatcttgccactgcactccagcctaagtgacagagtgagactctgtcttaaaaatatatatgtatttgtacacTTCATTATATGTAAATTGTACATCAGAGGAaaacactgtaatttttttttaaaaatcagtggagggccgggcgtggtggctctcgcttgtaagcccagcactttgggaggccaaggcaggtagatcacgaggtcaggagttcgagacaagcctggccaacaaaatgaaaccccgtctttactgaaaccccgtctttactaaaatacttaaattatctgggcatggtggcaggcacctgtaatcccagctactcgggaagctgaggcaggagaatctcttgaacccaggaggcggaggttgcagtgagccgagattgcgccactgcactccagcctgggcgacagagctagactctatctcaaaaaaataaaaaataataaaaaaataaaaatcagtggaGGGGTCCACTATTAGTTTGGATGTAGAAAGACTCACTCccggcctggcgcagtggctcacatctgtaatcccagcactttgggaggccgaggcgggcagatcacctgaggtcaggagtttgacaccaacctgaccaacatggtgaaactccatctctactaaaaatacaaaaattaaccaggtatggaggcacatgcccgtaatcccagctactagtgaaactgaggcaggagaatcgcttgaacctgggaggcagtgagccaagattgtgccaccacactccagcctgggcgacagagccagactgtgtctcaacaacaacaaaaagacttaTACCCTAACAACCAAAATAATccaaataaattgtaaaattatacacacacacaatttttttttggatatagGATCTcgctttcacccaggctggagtgcagtggcacaattatggcttactgtagcctcgaaccctgaggcccaagcagtcctcccgcctcagcctcccaagtagttgggactacaggagcttgccaccacgcctcgttagttttattttttgtacagatgggggtctccctatgttgcccagactaaaaatcgtattttaaaaaacacatcagAGAAGTGGGGATTCAAAGAAACCTATATCAACTAAACTCCAGAAAATGATGAGTTCTTCATAATCAAGGAGAGACCTCCAGCTGCTACTCCTACCTCTGGCAGAACAGCAGTAGTAAAAAGGAACATCAGAAGTGGGGACAAGGAGAAAGTATCCACTTTTAAGAGACTTTTAATGACTATGTGTGAGGTAGCATACCAGATGAGAATCCCAGGGACCACAGCCACAAAATATGTCTTTCCGTACCTCCGAACTCTTTCCTATGGATCTTCGCCTAGAGCTAAGGGGAGGTATGCAAAAAGCTGGGAACAGGGAAGGAGAGCTGAGATCTTTCCGAGGTATGTAAAGTTTCTTGAAAGTGCAGagtaggccgggcactgtggctcacacttctaatcccagcactttgggaggccgaggcaggtggatctcttgagatcaagagttcgagaccagcctgacgaacatggtgaaactccatctctagtaaaaaaaaaaaaaaaaaaatacaaaattagccaggcatagtggcacatgcctgtaatcccagctacttgggaggctgaggcaggagaattgcttgaacccaggaagtggaggttgcagtgagctgagatcatgccattccactccagcctgggcaacaagaacaaaactctgtctcaaaaaaaagaaagaaagaaaaaaagcacaaagtAACCGCCCTTAGAAGGAGGTGGTAGGGAAGAGAATTTAAAAACCCAGAAGTGGTCCTCTGGGATTTCATCTTTTGAAGGctgagggtgaggtaggagggcTGAGAGAAACCTCCCCCACTAGGCTTTCAGCTATCAGATGCTACAGGCTCAGCTGGAGAGCCAAGAGAACCCTTCTGATGCATTCTAGACTTTTACAACGTAAGGTGGAGACCCTCCAGAGGCCAGAGGAGGGAAAGCAGGACTAACAAGGCACAGAGGAAAGGAAGCAGACTCAAAAAGCACAGAGAATGCCCCAGCAACCCAAACACCTGGTTGGTGGTTTGTAAAGCAGGGAGAGCTTACCCAGAGTTGGAGAATTGGCAGTTTGGGTGTGAACAAGAAACAGATTTCTGGAATCTTGCCAGTTCTCAGTTCTAAGCCTGGATGAAAGGACAATCGTGATCCTTCAAAAAAACATTTGAAGCCCAGAGTGAACTGAACCAAACCAAATTCACAACTAAGCCCATTTCAAATACAAAGCATAATGACTTGGTCCTCACTCTCTAGAGTAAGGCCTAGTGTAAGAAGAGAAATGCCATTTCCTggacatatatattattttagtcactaatgttttatacaaatatccaggcatatgataaaaaaaattacaggacgGAGTTAAAGCAAAACTCATGGTGAAGAGGAAATAATCAATAGAAGTAGACGCATAGATAacccagatgttggaattattagataagcatattaaaataattgtgatAGAAATCTAAATGATCTAGTGAGGAAAGTACACAAGAATTAAAAGATGGGTAATTTCAGCAAAGAATTGAAAACTGGAACCAAaaggaaataatagaaattttaaatatatcaggCAAACAGTTCTACAATAGTTGGAGTCTTCAGTATACCACTTACAATAGCAGATGGAACATCTATACAGAATATTATTAAGGAAATAGACTTAAAACAACACTAACCAACTATACCTACAAGACACATAC contains the following coding sequences:
- the LOC112437982 gene encoding LOW QUALITY PROTEIN: large ribosomal subunit protein eL37-like (The sequence of the model RefSeq protein was modified relative to this genomic sequence to represent the inferred CDS: inserted 1 base in 1 codon; substituted 1 base at 1 genomic stop codon) codes for the protein MTKETSSFGKHRDKTHTLCRHCGSMACQLQKSTCGKRGYPAKHXRKYNWXKRQNTTGTDRMRHLKIVYCRFRHGFCEGTTPKPKRVPAAASSSS